In Senegalia massiliensis, the genomic window CTTGCTTCTGTCCTATTAATGAAACTCCTGTAAGAATAGCATCTTTCCCTGTATTTATTAAATCAGATATAAGTTGATCTAATTGAACAGCTCTCACATTTCCCCAAGATTTCTCAGCCATTTCCAAACTATCATATAATTTTTCAGCAGGTATCTTTTCAATAGCAGTAAGTACATTTAAAACATCTGTTGCCATTGAATCTTTTGTAACAACAATATAAAAATCTGTCCTTAATTCATGATCTCTAGAAAAGAAATCTAATACATCTATAATTCCTTCCTTTGCCAATTCTTCTCCAATCATTAAAATCATTAAATGTCCTAAATAAACCTTTCTTGGAACATCTCTTGTTAATTTTCTTAAAGCTTCAAATACTGTTTTACCTTTTACCCTATATGTTGAAACTTCAGATCTCCCTGTTAATTCTCTCCCTGCTATTTCACTTGGATTTATAATTTGAACTGTAACTAAATATTCATCTTCTACTTTATCTATACCTACAGCTGAGGCAATAGTAATTTCTGAGAGTTCTCTTTTATCCCAACACCCTATTAAAAAATTAGTTAGAATTATTATAATTAGAAATAGTATTCTTTTCTTCATAGTTAAACCCTTTCTATTATGGTTTCTTTGGCTTTGCGTCTGTAGGATTTTGCTGACGTACAGAATTTTTACTTGAAATAAGTTTAGGTCTTTTAAACATTCTCCATAGTGGTGTTCTAATTAATGTATCTTTTTGTCCACTTAGATTAAGTGGTGCTAAAGGATACATATATGGTATTCCAAAAGATCTTAAACTACAAAGGTGAAGTAACATAGTAAGTAAACCAAGTGCAACTCCAAAAAGTCCAAAACTTGCTGCAAGTAACATAAATATAAATCTTAATATTCTAACTGTCATTGCTAAATTATAAGAAGGTGATATAAAACTAGCTAGTGAGGTTATTGATACAACTATTACTTTTGCAGGAGAAACGAGTCCAGCTTGAACTGCTGCTTCACCCAATACTAATGCTCCCACTATAGATATTGCGGTTCCAATTGCTTTAGGCATTCTTACTCCTGCTTCTCTTAATATCTCAAATGTTAACTCCATTATTAAGGCTTCTATTAAAGCGGGAAATGGTATACCTTCTCTCTGAGCAACAATACTTATTAAGAGAGCAGGTGGTATCATTTCTTGATGAAAAGTAGTTACAGCTATGAATAACGAAGGAGTAAGTAATGCTAAAAAAAATGCTACATATCTAAGTATTCTAATTAAACTAGATATATCCGCTCGTTGATAATAATCCTCAGGTGATTGAAAAAATTGTACAAATAATGCAGGAACTAAAAGTACAAAAGGTGTTCCATCTACTAATATTGCTATCCTACCTTCCAATAGCCCTGCTGAAACACTATCAGGCCTTTCAGTATTATATATTGTAGGAAATAATGTATACGGCTCATCCTGAATAAGTTCTTCAATATATCCACTTTCTAAAATGCTATCTATTTTTATTTTATCTATTCTATATCTAACTTCATTTATTATTTTTTCATCTGCTATACCTTTTACATATACAATTGCTATATTTGTATTAGTTTCTTCCCCTATTACTTTTTGTTCGATTCTAAGATTTGTATTTTTAATTCTTCTTCTTATAAGAGAAATATTAGTTCTAAGTGTCTCACAAAATCCATCTCTAGGTCCTCTTATAACATTTTGACTACTAGGTTCTTGAACACCTCTATCTTCAAATCCCTTGGTAGATATCACAAAACAAGTATTAAACCCATCTACTAAAATTACAGAATCTCCAGATAAAATATGTAAAAATAAATCTTTAAATTTATTAGCTTTTTTTATTTCACTATCTAATATAATATTTTCTTCTATATATTTTAATAAATTCTTGTTCTTAACTTCTTCTTTAACCTCTTTACATTCACTATTATTCATAAGAGACTTAAGTACAGATTCATTTATAATCTTTTTATCTGCTAAACCATCTATGTATACAATTGACATTTCTATTCCTAAATTTACTGAAGAGCAAAATTGTTTAATGACTAAATCACTACTCTCTCCAAATTCTTCTTTTATGATATTTATATTTTTATTTAAGTCTTTTTCTATTGTCTCATCTATATATACATTATTTATTTCCAATGATTTTTTTGTTTTCTTATTTTTTTTTCTAAATAAATCACTTAATTTCTTCATTTGATTAACTCCTAATATTAGACATATTCATTATAAGTTTAAACAAATTTCATAAAAAAAATACAATTAATAATATTATTAATTGTATTTAATAAAATATATTCTATTTTAAGCTATATTTCTTCTATAACATCTCCTGGTTTTATTACACCTTCCCTTATTATTTTTGTAAATATACCTTCTGTTGGCATTATGCATTTACCTACTTTTGTTGCTATTTCACATCCTGTATGACACTCTTTTCCTATCTGTGTAACTTCTTGAATTGTACTACCTATTCTAAGTTTTGTACCTATTGATAATTCATGAAGTATTATGCCTTTAGTAGTAATATTTTCTGCAAATTTACCACTGCCTAAACCTTCTACTCCCATTTTTCTCATTTTATCTATACTTTCATATGCCAACAAACTTACTTGTCTATGCCAATCACCTGCATGAGCATCTCCAATTAAACCATGATTTGTTTTAAAAACTCCTTTTTCTATAGGTTTCTTAATTGTGCCTTTTTGTGTACTTATATTAATAGCTAAAACTCTACCCTTTATCATCTTGATTCTCCCCTTACATACTTACCACTTTTACCACCAGTCTTTTCTATGAGTCTTACGTTTGTGATAATCATATCCTTATCTATAGCTTTACACATATCATATATTGTCATTGCAGCAATATTTACAGCCATTAAAGCTTCCATTTCAACTCCAGTTTTACCTGTTGTCTTCACAATAGACTCTATTTCTATTTCCTCTTCATTTATTCTAAAACTAATATCTGCTCCTGTTAAGAATATATTATGACACATTGGAATTATATTACTTGTCTTTTTAGCTCCCATTATACCTGCTATTTGAGAAACTGACAATACATCTCCTTTTTTTATCATACCATTTCTTATGGAATTAATTGTTTCTTTTTTCATCTTTATTGTTCCTCTAGCTATGGCTACTCTTTTAGTATCATTTTTCTCTCCCACTTCTACCATGTGAGCTCTGCCTTTTTCATTAAAATGAGTAAGTTTCATATTAACCCCCTATCTGATTCATATTTTTCAATATATATTTCCCGTCTTCCAAGTGATGTGATTCTGGTTTTTCTGATATAGAATTTAATATAATATTATTTATACTTTCTCCATTTCTAATAGCATGCTTTAAATCTATTTCTCTATTTGAATGGAGACAAAGCTTAAGCTTTCCTTGAGAGGTAAGTCTTATCCTGTTACAATATTCACAAAATTTACAGCTAATAGGATTAATTATCCCTACTCTGCCTTTTCCACCTGGTAATTTATAATATACTGCTGGAGATGACAAATCATATTCTTTTACTTTTTCTAATATCTTTACTCTATTTAAAACTTCGTCACTTGATATAAAATTTTCATTTGCCCAATTTGAAGCTTCACCTATAGGCATAAGCTCTATAAAACGTACATCTATATTCTCTTTACTTGTTAAATATACAAAATTTTCTATTTCATCATCATT contains:
- a CDS encoding spore germination protein; protein product: MKKLSDLFRKKNKKTKKSLEINNVYIDETIEKDLNKNINIIKEEFGESSDLVIKQFCSSVNLGIEMSIVYIDGLADKKIINESVLKSLMNNSECKEVKEEVKNKNLLKYIEENIILDSEIKKANKFKDLFLHILSGDSVILVDGFNTCFVISTKGFEDRGVQEPSSQNVIRGPRDGFCETLRTNISLIRRRIKNTNLRIEQKVIGEETNTNIAIVYVKGIADEKIINEVRYRIDKIKIDSILESGYIEELIQDEPYTLFPTIYNTERPDSVSAGLLEGRIAILVDGTPFVLLVPALFVQFFQSPEDYYQRADISSLIRILRYVAFFLALLTPSLFIAVTTFHQEMIPPALLISIVAQREGIPFPALIEALIMELTFEILREAGVRMPKAIGTAISIVGALVLGEAAVQAGLVSPAKVIVVSITSLASFISPSYNLAMTVRILRFIFMLLAASFGLFGVALGLLTMLLHLCSLRSFGIPYMYPLAPLNLSGQKDTLIRTPLWRMFKRPKLISSKNSVRQQNPTDAKPKKP
- a CDS encoding MOSC domain-containing protein, translating into MIKGRVLAINISTQKGTIKKPIEKGVFKTNHGLIGDAHAGDWHRQVSLLAYESIDKMRKMGVEGLGSGKFAENITTKGIILHELSIGTKLRIGSTIQEVTQIGKECHTGCEIATKVGKCIMPTEGIFTKIIREGVIKPGDVIEEI
- the moaC gene encoding cyclic pyranopterin monophosphate synthase MoaC; translation: MKLTHFNEKGRAHMVEVGEKNDTKRVAIARGTIKMKKETINSIRNGMIKKGDVLSVSQIAGIMGAKKTSNIIPMCHNIFLTGADISFRINEEEIEIESIVKTTGKTGVEMEALMAVNIAAMTIYDMCKAIDKDMIITNVRLIEKTGGKSGKYVRGESR